One window of the Colletotrichum destructivum chromosome 6, complete sequence genome contains the following:
- a CDS encoding Putative cytochrome P450, translating into MTPAGDVLRTPKAHGLFFFIGVLLHQFLFRYGERDLSAQRIITRFCLAYAVTIGAIMSGPVLTSMTIYLIETTRFTEAMKTATVLFSSLIIGVYSSMMIYRGFFHRLHRFPGPFLARFTNLYITFKIWNKMHLHEDIRKLHEKYGDVVRVGPTELSINKPGAINAVFLDTDCMKGPWYNLLHPMVSMQMVRDKEAHSKRRKAWEYGFTSKALRDYEPRILKYTDQLLAGIESRAGTAFNAALWFNFYSFDVMGEFSLGRGFRMLEDGAAHFYMDALHDETRAVGRFTHAMWALPLYRGAAVWNAGVRRFKTWIAGEVRRRIENKPESADIFTWVLEDYEAKGERSAQDMLNLFGDCILITVAGSDTVAAVLSCLFMELARHPKEYRKLQEEVDEYFRHHDKPVHAPLSKLRYLQACIDESLRLHPPVPSGVQRMTPPEGLQVDDVWLPGDTIVFVPSYTQYRDVRFFERPDEFIPERWTDRPELVKNAAVYVPFSTGHDVCIGKQLGLMETRFVTSAIVHRFNVEYAEGQTGESFLEGNKDTGTLTVAPLQVIFTPRKP; encoded by the exons ATGACGCCAGCAGGCGATGTTCTTCGAACCCCAAAGGCCCACGGACTCTTCTTTTTCATCGGTGTCTTGCTTCACCAGTTTCTCTTTCGATATGGAGAACGGGATCTCTCGGCGCAGCGGATCATTACCCGCTTCTGTCTCGCATATGCAGTGACTATCGGTGCGATCATGTCCGGGCCGGTACTTACGTCCATGACGATATATCTGATTGAGACGACTCGATTTACCGAAGCAATGAAGACAGCAACGGTCTTGTTTTCATCGCTCATAATAGGGGTCTACTCGAGCATGATGATTTATCGAGGCTTCTTCCATCGACTGCATCGATTCCCGGGCCCTTTCCTCGCGAGATTCACCAACCTCTACATAACCTTTAAGATCTGGAACAAGATGCACTTACACGAAGACATTCGAAAGCTCCACGAGAAGTACGGTGATGTAGTACGCGTAGGCCCGACAGAGCTCTCCATCAACAAGCCGGGCGCCATCAACGCCGTGTTCCTGGATACGGATTGCATGAAGGGGCCCTGGTACAACCTACTTCACCCCATGGTCTCGATGCAGATGGTACGCGACAAAGAAGCGCACTCGAAACGTCGGAAGGCGTGGGAGTACGGCTTCACATCGAAAG CTCTTCGCGACTACGAGCCCCGGATCCTCAAGTACACggaccagctcctcgccggcatcgaaTCCCGCGCCGGCACGGCCTTCAACGCGGCGCTCTGGTTCAACTTCTACAGCTTCGACGTCATGGGCGAGTTCTCGCTCGGCCGCGGGTTCCGCatgctcgaggacggcgccgcgcaCTTCTACATGGACGCGCTGCACGACGAGACGCGGGCCGTCGGGCGCTTCACGCACGCCATGTGGGCGCTGCCGCTGTACCGCGGGGCGGCGGTGTGGAACGCCGGTGTGAGGCGGTTTAAGACGTGGATCGCGGGGGAGGTGAGGCGGCGCATCGAGAACAAGCCCGAGAGCGCGGACATCTTCACGTGGGTGTTGGAGGACTATGAGGCGAAGGGGGAGCGGTCGGCGCAGGATATGTTGAACCTGTTTGGTGACTGCATTCTCATCACTGTGGCTGGAAG TgacaccgtcgccgcggTGTTGTCGTGTCTCTTCATGGAGCTTGCGCGCCACCCGAAGGAATACCGTAAGCTCCAAGAGGAGGTTGACGAGTACTTTCGCCATCACGACAAACCCGTGCATGCGCCGCTCTCCAAACTGCGGTACCTCCAGGCTTGCATCGACGAGTCGCTCCGACTGCATCCGCCGGTGCCCTCGGGGGTCCAGCGCATGACGCCGCCGGAAGGGCTTCAGGTGGATGATGTGTGGCTGCCGGGAGACACGATTGTGTTTGTGCCGTCTTACACGCAGTACCGCG ATGTTCGATTCTTCGAAAGGCCGGACGAGTTCATCCCGGAGCGCTGGACTGACCGGCCGGAACTCGTCAAGAATGCAGCTGTCTATGTGCCGTTCTCCACAG GCCATGATGTATGCATCGGAAAGCAACTCGGTCTTATGGAGACCCGGTTCGTGACGAGTGCGATCGTGCACAGGTTCAACGTGGAGTATGCGGAGGGCCAGACTGGAGAGAGCTTCCTTGAAGGTAACAAGGACACGGGGACACTTACCGTCGCCCCTCTCCAAGTTATCTTCACTCCTAGGAAACCTTGA